One Strix uralensis isolate ZFMK-TIS-50842 chromosome 9, bStrUra1, whole genome shotgun sequence DNA segment encodes these proteins:
- the PAK2 gene encoding serine/threonine-protein kinase PAK 2 isoform X1, which produces MLKTSGSGQISVWFQSWLSNSVCRVESPIYYDQALEKHLCFLPCVQRLDTLYSSVPSSAFQQRTMRSGLKHHLSTWKSNGSKKKEKERPEISPPSDFEHTIHVGFDAVTGEFTGMPEQWARLLQTSNITKLEQKKNPQAVLDVLKFYDSKDTAKQKYLSFSAPEKDGFPSGTPTTNAKGSEPSTAVADDDEDDEEAPPPVIAPRPDHTKSIYTRSVIDPIPAPASDTSVDSVTKSGDKQKKKTKMSDEEIMEKLRTIVSIGDPKKKYTRYEKIGQGASGTVFTAIDVATGQEVAIKQINLQKQPKKELIINEILVMKELKNPNIVNFLDSYLVGDELFVVMEYLAGGSLTDVVTETCMDEAQIAAVCRECLQALEFLHANQVIHRDIKSDNVLLGMDGSVKLTDFGFCAQITPEQSKRSTMVGTPYWMAPEVVTRKAYGPKVDIWSLGIMAIEMVEGEPPYLNENPLRALYLIATNGTPELQNPEKLSPIFRDFLNRCLEMDVEKRGSAKELLQHPFLKLAKPLSSLTPLILAAKEAMKSNR; this is translated from the exons GTTAGACACGCTCTACAGCTCAGTGCCAAGCAGTGCCTTTCAGCAGAGGACCATGAGATCAGGCCTTAAGCATCATCTTTCAACCTGGAAATCAAACG GAagcaagaagaaggaaaaggaaaggccaGAAATCTCCCCGCCATCAGATTTTGAGCATACCATCCATGTTGGCTTTGATGCTGTTACTGGAGAGTTCACT GGAATGCCAGAGCAATGGGCTCGGTTGCTTCAGACCTCAAATATCACAAAGctagaacagaagaaaaaccccCAGGCGGTACTAGATGTGCTGAAATTCTATGACTCTAAAGACACAGCAAAACAGAAGTATCTGAGTTTTTCTGCTCCAG AAAAAGATGGTTTCCCTTCAGGAACACCAACG ACCAATGCCAAAGGTTCAGAACCATCAACAGCTGTGGCAGatgatgatgaggatgatgaAGAAGCTCCTCCTCCTGTTATTGCTCCACGGCCAGATCACACAAAATCG ATTTATACACGGTCTGTAATTgaccccatccctgcaccagcCAGTGACACTTCTGTTGACAGTGTGACGAAATCAGGTgataagcagaaaaagaagacCAAAATGTCAGATGAAGAGATCATGGAAAAACTAC gcactATTGTGAGCATAGGAGATCCCAAGAAAAAATACACCAGATATGAAAAAATCGGGCAGGG GGCTTCAGGTACAGTTTTCACAGCTATTGATGTGGCAACGGGGCAGGAG GTTGCTATTAAACAGATAAACCTGCAGAAACAGCCCAAGAAAGAGTTGATTATTAATGAGATCTTGGTAATGAAAGAGCTAAAGAACCCCAACATAGTCAACTTCCTGGACAG tTACCTTGTAGGAGATGAATTGTTTGTGGTGATGGAGTATCTAGCTGGAGGCTCACTAACAGATGTGGTCACAGAAACATGTATGGATGAAGCGCAGattgctgctgtttgcagagaG TGCTTGCAAGCTCTTGAGTTCCTACATGCCAACCAGGTCATCCACAGAGACATTAAGAGTGACAACGTACTGTTAGGAATGGATGGATCAGTTAAACTAA CCGACTTTGGTTTCTGTGCTCAGATCACTCCAGAGCAGAGCAAGCGCAGCACTATGGTTGGGACTCCTTACTGGATGGCTCCTGAAGTGGTCACGCGGAAAGCGTACGGCCCTAAAGTGGATATCTGGTCTCTGGGTATCATGGCCATTGAGATGGTGGAAGGAGAACCCCCATACCTCAACGAAAACCCCCTGAGG GCTTTATATTTGATAGCAACTAACGGCACACCAGAGCTGCAGAACCCTGAGAAACTGTCCCCGATATTCCGAGATTTCTTGAACCGATGTTTGGAGATGGATGTAGAGAAAAGAGGATCAGCCAAAGAATTGCTACAG CATCCCTTCTTGAAACTGGCCAAACCTCTGTCTAGCTTGACGCCACTGATCTTGGCAGCCAAAGAAGCAATGAAGAGTAACCGCTAA